DNA from Tripterygium wilfordii isolate XIE 37 chromosome 15, ASM1340144v1, whole genome shotgun sequence:
CAAGATCAAATATATGATAATCAAATATGCATCACTTGAATATAATGTATCTTGGTACCCACAAATTAAGTGCAGTTCTTACACGAATTTGGAGAGAGTACTACCTTGAGAGATGCTTCTCTTGCGaacctttttgtgtttttcttagaATGGAGAAGTCTCCATGTTTGGAGAGTTGTAAACCTCTCCACGAGGATGTAACTCCTCCATATCTATCTTCAACTGCCTATGGCATTTGAGTATATAAATGGGTCGCGTTGACCCATTATGGGTGCCCATTCAACCATTTCAAACCaacaatacacacacacatatatatacacccatAATTTGGTGCACATATAGAtgcaatattttatatttgacaaCCCAATTCACTCATTGGTCACTATATATGGTCTATTTTCTTTTGACCAGTGTGGGCGGTAGTAGTGTTGTTAATCATGATTATTCTGTCAAGTCCTTGGGAATCTTTAGTGTTGCATATGAACATTAAAGTGTCGCGAGGTCCACAAAATTGAGTGGTCTTGGATCTCTAGCTACATGAATAAATAGATATTGCTCTATAATATGTATACAGTAAATAGAGAcgattatgtatgtatgtatgtctaagcccttttcttaaaaaaaaaatgtatgtacgtatgtatagatatgtatgtatgcatgtatagGTCTGCTGTTATCATGCACAGGAACAAACTAATacctcttcatcttcatcttgagTAGTATTATAATGGAGTGGATAAGCTTTATAGCGACTTGTACTCAATAGTGACCTACATTGTTCTTAACGTCACCACTCACAAGGACATGCCTGCCTATACTGGTATCcactattctctctctctctctctctctatatatatatatatatatatatatatatatatataatgctggAATGCATTAGTGCATGGTGTGTTAATTACTTGACTATATACGGCTACTAATACTCCAATTTTAATGTTTGGATATAATCATACAATTGTTCATTGGAAGATAAATAGACCCCATTAACATCACTCATGGGGTTTTGCTTGTGTCCTATTATAGGTTAAATGGTCATGGCAATATCATttgatatttcttctttttttcagtaaattataaatttacatTTTCAGAAAGAAGGGATCATATCTTTAGCAGTTAgtctatttattaaaaacaagCACCTAATTTTTCCtcaaaacaaagacaaatttattgaaaataaagaCCAATTGTCTGATAATAATAGAATGTGTCTGATTATCTTGTGTGCTTCACCATCAATCCATCATGAGTCCAAtcgtacataatatatatatatatatgtatgtatgtatggaaaCCTGGCTAGTGTAAGGTCCTTGGCTGATTAAGGTAAGGTATCTCCAAGTGAAGGTCCATTGGCATGTTGTGGGGGAGGTGTCTAAAAAGCTGTTTAATACATGCTATACAAAGTTACAAATTAACACAACACACAAGGACATACTCCTACAAATTGTTCTAATCATTCTTGCAAAATTAAACCAAACCAAACAtacctatttttttttctccatttacAACCCTCAtgaaacatttttaaaaaatcattgtcTCTATTTATTGGAACTTGGAACTTATTATTTTTtgccaaaataaataattagtagacatatatatatatatatgtatatattatatatgaaaccaAAGTGCTGATTACTGACTATGTTGTGTTACACCTTCTATGCTGTGACCTTGCTTGCCCTATAAATTAAAATAGACGGCTGCCGGAATACTTGTCACTACTCGCCTGTATAAGTATTTCCGCCGATTGAAGTTTGTGGTTTATTGACTGCAAATCCTAAAGTGATCACCTCCGTCGTCTGCCTCGTTCTCATCGTCCTCCTCGTCTTGATTTTGGTCGCTCTCCGCATCTTCTGTGACCAAATCTTGTTGCGGAGGAGGAGGCCATTGCTGCTCCGGTAGTACCATCAATGGCACCGCGTTTTGTGGCATCGTACCCGATTGATCATTGGACAAATTATGATCAACAACTTGtgatttgttcttcttttcccTGTACAAAGCATCAAGTTGGGAAAAATAGGGACAAGTTTTGGAGTCCTCAGGCCTTCTCTTGTTGCTGTCTTTAACCTTCTTGAAGTACTTGTTTATGTTCTCCCATTTCTCCTTGCATCTCTTCGAGCTCCGATTGTATCCGATTTTTCTCATCTCCGCCGAGATTTCCTCCCACAACGGCCCTTTTGGACCATTGTCTTGATACTTTGAGTCAAGACTGGTTCGTATTCCAATCAATGCATCTACTTCCACTTTAGGCCATCTTGAAGAACTTGTCGGTACGAAATTACTCTCTCCATTGTTATCCCTTCTCGATGTTTCCCGATTCGGCACAATTGGTAATGCTACCGGCGGCGGTGCTGGCATTGGTACGGGTAAAGGTGCTGGTTGAGTACTTTGTGGCTGACCTGGAATTTGTTCTTGCTGTTTGGCGATTTTTTGCAAAAACGACATCACTGCAGCGTCCTTGGAGGCGGCGATAGACCTTTCGTGGGCTAAAATTTCTCGTTCTCTATTGATTCTCGCCATTTCTTGTAGTCTCCAAGCTTCTTCTCTCACCAGTCTTTCTTGCTCGCGTTTGTCCAGCGCTTCCAAGAATTTCTTCTGCAACTCCTCTTGCTTCTCCATCACTCCCTTCATTAGCCTCTCGAAGAAATCGGTCCATTTCCTCTTCCTATTCCCTCGTCTCCCTTCCAGCTCCACATCCGAGGAGGTCGAAGAAGAGGTCGAATTCGAAATCAGATCCCCAGAAATGTTGGGGAAAGAAGCGGCCACATTGGTCTCCAACGGATTCATAGGCGGCGGTGCGAGAGGGGGGTTCGCCGGCAGAAATGAAGTGATATTTGTGAAATTCGTAGCTTGATTTGCAGACACATGAGTTGTTGATGGAACAGTGATTTGAGAGATTAGAGGTGGAATATTGGTTACTGACATTGGCGATTCTGGGATTCGAGGTTTGGATTGGTGATTTTCGAGAACTTGCAATTGATCGAAGAATCGATAGGCTTTGGTTTCAGATTTAGCAGATCGGCCTTCTTTGGTTCTCTTGTGGTATTTGTACACGTTCTCGAATTTCTCCTTGCACTTCTTGCCACTTCGATTATAACCAAGCTCCGCTAGCTTTCTGTAcaaacacaaagaaaaacacaacTCCGATTTCTGTTTCAGTCCAGTCTTGAATTCAGCGATAAAAACCAGAAAGAAACAAACTTcacacataaaataaacatgaaAATTAATCAAAGCATGCATCCCTAAGCAACCTCGATCAACAAACCATAAAAATTCATCGGAATTTTCGACTAATAAGCTATGATTAACCAATAATTACCTGGAAACCTCGTCCCACAAAGGGCCTTTGGCGCTGGCCTCGCGAAAGGCCAAGTCCATGTCGGACCTTATTCTCAGAAGAGCTAGAGTTTCTTGCCTAGGCCACCTGTGACCGCCATAATTACTCCGGTCACCTGCCTTGTCTTCGAGACCGTCATGGTGGGATGTGGTGGCGGTTAACGGAGGCTGATTCTCGCCGCCTGAGGTTAGTGGTGGTGGTGCTAGGACACCTGATGAGTCCCCTAGCATAGGACTCACTAGTACTGCTACCTCCTTCTACCAAATTACAGCTTGAAACAAACAGAAAGAAAgatagaaagaaaataataaaaataaaa
Protein-coding regions in this window:
- the LOC120015947 gene encoding trihelix transcription factor GT-2-like, which encodes MLGDSSGVLAPPPLTSGGENQPPLTATTSHHDGLEDKAGDRSNYGGHRWPRQETLALLRIRSDMDLAFREASAKGPLWDEVSRKLAELGYNRSGKKCKEKFENVYKYHKRTKEGRSAKSETKAYRFFDQLQVLENHQSKPRIPESPMSVTNIPPLISQITVPSTTHVSANQATNFTNITSFLPANPPLAPPPMNPLETNVAASFPNISGDLISNSTSSSTSSDVELEGRRGNRKRKWTDFFERLMKGVMEKQEELQKKFLEALDKREQERLVREEAWRLQEMARINREREILAHERSIAASKDAAVMSFLQKIAKQQEQIPGQPQSTQPAPLPVPMPAPPPVALPIVPNRETSRRDNNGESNFVPTSSSRWPKVEVDALIGIRTSLDSKYQDNGPKGPLWEEISAEMRKIGYNRSSKRCKEKWENINKYFKKVKDSNKRRPEDSKTCPYFSQLDALYREKKNKSQVVDHNLSNDQSGTMPQNAVPLMVLPEQQWPPPPQQDLVTEDAESDQNQDEEDDENEADDGGDHFRICSQ